The genomic stretch TTCATTGGTCGCCGTGCTTGCTATATTTGCACTGGTGGGATGCTGTTGTGTGCCTTGCATTCGTGCCCTGTGTCTTAAGGCCATTAACACTGCAGTTTGTCCGGACCAGAGGGGACAGTATCCTTTGTTGAGTATGGAGGATGACGGAGGGGACCAGCTGCCACATGATGTTACCTTGCTCTGGGATGTGACCTCTTAGAAGAGGTCAAAAGGGGGAAatgaagggtatgtcaagtaataaagcttttaagttgcattacaaatacatatatcaaaaatatggaatgcatattgattgaataaagtttcttagggccatcacatatacatatatatcttttgatactgaaatcatataagttttgaatattattatgtaatcaccatttttatactgaatttatatattctttgaatgttgtatctttttggaggttgtctaacaagcaccatactaaaagttgaataccatctactaacactgaaattaggttaaaggtaaaacgtgaattatgggagacagttggtcccttgcagaaactcctttaaccgagttaaggcaacattgtaggaggtgaatcatgtcGCCTGACAGCCACGATGTTTATACTAGAGTGGAGCATcttgtgataatactgaaactacgctaaaagcaatattgtgtgatatgaattggggAAGGCTGTTGGGGTCtgtagacgctcctttacagggtggtcggatgagactcaaggccggaaaaatagactggtgcagcccggagagatgagcgaggccgaagggaggaacctgggcgacaacctactcaacataatatttgcatattcatgtttcatgttatatttatatgttacggggccagggaaaagcagacagaccgcctgctgcacacacgagggatagatcatatgaccccgggtcctgtattagattgtaactgtcaggggaataaacttttaagatttgaactgatcgaatccagtcgtcattttgataagaacacgcctaacagtgtcctgggtcttctccggggcctcctcccggtgggacatgcccagaacacctccctagggaggcgtccaggaggcatcctgagcagatgcccgagccacctcagctggttcctctcaacgtgtaggagcagcggctctactccgagctcctcccgtgtgaccgagctcctcaccctatccctaagggtgcgcccggccactctgcggaggaagcccatttcagccgcttgtatcagCCGCGATCCGCGAAATATTTTTACCATGTCAGATGTCAGAGTGTTTGTGGAACATATGTCTTAAATTTAATCTCTATTAAGGATTTTGTGAGAGCTGTTTGACACATTTCTCTGTTCAAACATTGGCAAAAATGATTGAAAAAACTGAATGGGATGATTAGACATTTTGAAACTAAACTTGGACAAAGACTTGAATTAATTTGattcaaacatgtttctgaACAGGGCACAGGTTAAATCATTCTCATATTTCTCATCAGTTCACACAGTTCTTAAGGCTCTTTCTCAGAATGAAAAAACATTTCTCATTCAGAAACACGATCAGTGAATTCACCTTGTTTTCCAATACCACAGGCCTGGTCACATGTGGTAAAGACTGTTGGCCCAAACTCTGCCACTTTCAATGTAGAAACTCTAgctaaaaagcaaaaaaaatgtagtttgtgATCACAAAAACTCCAACATAAGATTTCACACTTGGGCTCAAACAGGAAGatgtggacaatatacaaatcTATTACATTGcttacaaaatgttctgtttcccatATAACAGTGTCATTTCTTGTTatcacagaaaactcagacataacattacattttgaCCAAGGTCACATTTCGCGCTTCTTTCATACTGGGTGCGTGACACCTGCTCTGGGAGGATTTAAAACACCGGTGTAAACTCAGTTTGTTAGATTCTGCATTAGACTCTGCATAGACTTTGCATTtgattctgctttgaattttccTGCACGCTGCCTTTAATCCGACtgtacaataaagatctacagaacgattcccgAGCCTCTGTGTCTGTTCTTCatacaacaaaacagaaaccgAAAAAGAGCACCAATTGTATGGATCGGCCTACATAGCAACATCCTACTTACAGTTTACATTCAGTGAGATGTAAATgcattgtcttattttacataaagAAAACATGCATCACAAAAGTAGTCTTGATGCAGTTGCAATGCCTGAAGTTTAAAAATGAagtttaaatgtacatttattaaaaAGATAATACCACAAATCCAAGTTGAGTCTAGTCTTGTGATCTAAAATTGTTGTACTTAAAAGTGTCCTGGTCACAAATAGGTAAGTGGGGAGAGACATGTTCCTGTTTGATCCTAAAATAATTTGAGAAGTATGGAGTCTTGTCAAATCAGAAGGCTCAAGTCCAACTCAAGTTTCAAAATACTCCAGTCTGACTCGAGTCCAATCACCACCTCTAATTATCCTATTAAAAATCAAATTTTATCCAATTGGGctttatatttttacagctAAGGAAGCACAGTTCTCGTCTAATCATACTTCTAATAGAATGGAACAAGAGAACTGTTATTACTCCTGTGTATTGTCACATTCGGACCAAAGGGGGCGAtagtgagagaaaaaagagcGGTATTCCATTTAACCAATCAGATTTGAGGAACAGCGTAGTTGCTTTACATGGGGCAGCTATAAATACAGCAGACGAGCACTCGTGAGGTACTCGTTCTCCTGAtttcagaacaaaaaaaatgccCGATCCAGCAAAGACCGCGCCCAAGAAGGGCTCCAAGAAAGCCGTGACCAAGACCGCCGGGAAAGGCggcaagaagaagagaaagaccaGGAAGGAGAGCTACGCCATCTACGTGTACAAGGTGCTGAAGCAGGTCCACCCCGACACCGGTATCTCCTCCAAGGCCATGAGCATCATGAACTCTTTCGTCAACGACATCTTCGAGAGAATCGGTGGAGAGGCCTCCCGCCTGGCGCACTACAACAAGCGCTCCACCATCACCTCCAGGGAGATCCAGACCGCTGTGCGCCTCCTGCTGCCCGGAGAGCTGGCTAAACACGCCGTGTCTGAGGGCACCAAGGCCGTTACAAAGTACACCAGCTCCAAGTAAACTGCGCCTCTTTAAAACGAAACAACGGCCCTTCTCAGGGCCACCCACATCTGAAAAAGAGCCTTTTCTTCATGTATTTACCACATATTAAGAGAATATAGCCAATTAACAAAGTTGCTAGTTAACGTTTCTCGCCACTTTATACATTTTCCCTTGCCATAAATGTTGGTTTATTATTGACTAAAAttgttgaatttttattttcccTCTTCCCTTAAAGATTTTGGGCTGtggaacaataaaataaattgcacTAAATCAAACAGCTGGGGGAGTCTGAGTGACTGTTTCAGGCCCTGTTGGTTCTCAGTAGTGTTTAACCCTAATTTGCCCATACAACGTACATTATAAACTCTCACtttgattttgattgattttggtGTGGCGTTTGTCTCAATAGTAAATCCTGGAGTCAACTAAAGCGAATGAAAACTATTCACTTATTCTTATCTAAGTGCATGTACATGTAAATACTATCAATTATTGCGGCCTTTGACTGTCTAAACCAGTTTGTATTTTGAATATGCATAAAAAGATATCTGCTGTTTGATTAATTTGATACTATcataaatatttctttttagAAAGAGGAGAAACACATTTCTGTTGGGTAAACAATGTCTATTGGTGAAAGAACGGCCCGCCCAAAGTCTTCTCTAACGTCCGCACAGGCCATATAAAACAAGTGGAGCAGTAGCCTTAGCGCAGTTTCCATCTTTAACGTGAACACAGCAAAAATGAGCGGCAGAGGAAAAGGAGGTAAAGGGCTCGGGAAAGGAGGCGCCAAGCGTCACCGTAAGGTTCTCCGTGATAACATCCAGGGTATTACCAAACCCGCTATCCGCCGTCTGGCTCGCCGCGGCGGTGTGAAGCGTATCTCCGGTCTGATCTACGAGGAGACCCGCGGTGTTCTCAAGGTTTTCCTGGAGAACGTGATTCGTGACGCCGTCACCTACACCGAGCATGCAAAGAGAAAGACTGTGACCGCCATGGACGTGGTGTACGCCCTGAAGAGACAGGGCCGCACTCTGTACGGCTTCGGAGGTTAAACGTCCCACATCATAACATCAACGGCTCTTTTAAGAGCCACCCACAACGCGGAAGAATGAGCTTCTGGTCATTGTTCAAatcttctggtttagttttatgaCAATGTATATTctagaaaataaaaatctgttctAGAAAATAATCCGtatacacataacacattttacacataaaaaaagTGTAAAGTAGCTTTCTTTTTATGGCATTGGCATTTTTATGGCAATTTTGCCACAATATAAGACGGGGTTTGATCGACAGAGAAGC from Periophthalmus magnuspinnatus isolate fPerMag1 chromosome 14, fPerMag1.2.pri, whole genome shotgun sequence encodes the following:
- the LOC117381174 gene encoding histone H2B 1/2-like; the protein is MPDPAKTAPKKGSKKAVTKTAGKGGKKKRKTRKESYAIYVYKVLKQVHPDTGISSKAMSIMNSFVNDIFERIGGEASRLAHYNKRSTITSREIQTAVRLLLPGELAKHAVSEGTKAVTKYTSSK
- the LOC117381176 gene encoding histone H4, coding for MSGRGKGGKGLGKGGAKRHRKVLRDNIQGITKPAIRRLARRGGVKRISGLIYEETRGVLKVFLENVIRDAVTYTEHAKRKTVTAMDVVYALKRQGRTLYGFGG